From the Carettochelys insculpta isolate YL-2023 chromosome 27, ASM3395843v1, whole genome shotgun sequence genome, one window contains:
- the HAUS8 gene encoding HAUS augmin-like complex subunit 8 isoform X1, which translates to MAAGSPLGGPPGMGAADLDRSSEATGTRPKGGRIVKARYLQYDKKPVKKNTSINSSVISCVKRLEKVETPTRRTGGLEKCKAITGTTDLQSTLLEGHKIARPDLDLSAINDKNLFKKTSGSKSVLTESRSRKKEQKSKSSDPDDVIGMMESQALLLTYASIKMEKNISQLEKKAERNLAILCEEKEKHQKKLYDLKCQLLLNKREQQLEEMLDKQIEVLGPLVTACELFKKEYKAFATALDATRHELPVKNIHIEENRHKYLDDLQKQLAVTHNLLFEAEPGYLEENAKVFPILKDLKEVALKMDAELQRSFKQMQDLSSEVSKEVSLHNQKICEETHGIETLKHWYF; encoded by the exons ATGGCGGCGGGAAGCCCGCTGGG GGGTCCGCCAGGAATGGGAGCTGCCGACCTGGATCGCAGCTCCGAGGCTACGGGGACGCGGCCCAAAG GAGGAAGAATTGTGAAGGCTCGCTACCTTCAATATGATAAGAAACCTGTTAAGAAG AACACTTCCATAAATTCCTCTGTAATTTCTTGTGTAAAAAGATTGGAAAAGGTGGAAACCCCAACCAGAAGAACAGGCGGTCTTGAGAAATGCAAAGCCATCACAG GCACTACTGACTTGCAGTCCACTTTATTAGAGGGTCATAAAATTGCTCGTCCTGACCTGGATCTCTCAGCTATTAATG acaaaaatctgtttaaaaagaCTTCTGGTTCAAAGTCTGTCCTCACAGAATCAAGATCAAGAAAAAAAGAGCAGAAGTCA AAATCTTCTGATCCTGATGATGTGATTGGGATGATGGAATCTCAGGCATTGCTATTAACCTATGCATCAATCAAG atggaaaaaaacatTTCCCAGCTGGAGAAGAAAGCAGAAAGAAACTTGGCAATCttgtgtgaagaaaaagaaaaacaccagAAGAAGTTGTATGACCTGAAATGCCAACTACTGCTCAACAAGAGAGAGCAACAGCTTGAAGAAATGCTAGATAAACAG ATTGAAGTGCTTGGACCTCTTGTTACTGCTTGTGAATTGTTTAAGAAAGAGTATAAAGCCTTTGCAACTGCCCTGGATGCCACAAGACATGAGCTTCCTGTGAAGAACATTCATATAGAAGAAAACAGACACAAATATTTGG ATGACTTACAAAAGCAGTTAGCTGTCACACATAATCTTTTGTTTGAAGCTGAGCCTGGCTACTTGGAAGAAAATGCCAAAGTATTCCCCATACTGAAAGATCTTAAGGAAGTTGCTCTCAAAATGGATGCAGAACTTCAAAG GAGCTTCAAGCAGATGCAGGACCTGTCCTCTGAAGTCAGTAAGGAAGTTTCTTTACATAACCAAAAAATCTGTGAAGAGACCCATGGAATAGAGACACTGAAACACTGGTACTTTTGA
- the HAUS8 gene encoding HAUS augmin-like complex subunit 8 isoform X2, which translates to MGAADLDRSSEATGTRPKGGRIVKARYLQYDKKPVKKNTSINSSVISCVKRLEKVETPTRRTGGLEKCKAITGTTDLQSTLLEGHKIARPDLDLSAINDKNLFKKTSGSKSVLTESRSRKKEQKSKSSDPDDVIGMMESQALLLTYASIKMEKNISQLEKKAERNLAILCEEKEKHQKKLYDLKCQLLLNKREQQLEEMLDKQIEVLGPLVTACELFKKEYKAFATALDATRHELPVKNIHIEENRHKYLDDLQKQLAVTHNLLFEAEPGYLEENAKVFPILKDLKEVALKMDAELQRSFKQMQDLSSEVSKEVSLHNQKICEETHGIETLKHWYF; encoded by the exons ATGGGAGCTGCCGACCTGGATCGCAGCTCCGAGGCTACGGGGACGCGGCCCAAAG GAGGAAGAATTGTGAAGGCTCGCTACCTTCAATATGATAAGAAACCTGTTAAGAAG AACACTTCCATAAATTCCTCTGTAATTTCTTGTGTAAAAAGATTGGAAAAGGTGGAAACCCCAACCAGAAGAACAGGCGGTCTTGAGAAATGCAAAGCCATCACAG GCACTACTGACTTGCAGTCCACTTTATTAGAGGGTCATAAAATTGCTCGTCCTGACCTGGATCTCTCAGCTATTAATG acaaaaatctgtttaaaaagaCTTCTGGTTCAAAGTCTGTCCTCACAGAATCAAGATCAAGAAAAAAAGAGCAGAAGTCA AAATCTTCTGATCCTGATGATGTGATTGGGATGATGGAATCTCAGGCATTGCTATTAACCTATGCATCAATCAAG atggaaaaaaacatTTCCCAGCTGGAGAAGAAAGCAGAAAGAAACTTGGCAATCttgtgtgaagaaaaagaaaaacaccagAAGAAGTTGTATGACCTGAAATGCCAACTACTGCTCAACAAGAGAGAGCAACAGCTTGAAGAAATGCTAGATAAACAG ATTGAAGTGCTTGGACCTCTTGTTACTGCTTGTGAATTGTTTAAGAAAGAGTATAAAGCCTTTGCAACTGCCCTGGATGCCACAAGACATGAGCTTCCTGTGAAGAACATTCATATAGAAGAAAACAGACACAAATATTTGG ATGACTTACAAAAGCAGTTAGCTGTCACACATAATCTTTTGTTTGAAGCTGAGCCTGGCTACTTGGAAGAAAATGCCAAAGTATTCCCCATACTGAAAGATCTTAAGGAAGTTGCTCTCAAAATGGATGCAGAACTTCAAAG GAGCTTCAAGCAGATGCAGGACCTGTCCTCTGAAGTCAGTAAGGAAGTTTCTTTACATAACCAAAAAATCTGTGAAGAGACCCATGGAATAGAGACACTGAAACACTGGTACTTTTGA